From one Triticum urartu cultivar G1812 chromosome 3, Tu2.1, whole genome shotgun sequence genomic stretch:
- the LOC125547050 gene encoding GRAS family protein RAD1-like, with product MVGMATNPFPTSWQTQEGASICTNQELDYEHPHYLGIEEVALDGVELELGPRAPKATKVDYLSSPYNASWPPAQADFESSRVRKTKQFRDVLETCKQKVEAMEALEHSPPVSGGGFEEQAGEAVVAVGDVGGGGGGSGADGMRLVQLLVACAEAVACRDRAQAAALLRELQVGAPVHGTAFQRVASCFVQGLADRLALAHPPALGPASMAFSVPRSSCLDGARGEALAVAYELCPYLRFAHFVANASILEAFDGESNVHVVDLGMTMGLNRGHQWRALLDGLATRAGGKPARVRVTGVGARVDTMRAVGREIEAYAEELGMCLEFRAVDRTLESLHVDDLCIDAHEAVAINSVLELHCVVKESRGALNSVLQTIRKLSPKAFVLVEQDAGHNGPFFLGRFMEALHYYAALFDALDAALPRYDARRARVEQFHYGAEIRNVVGCEGAARVERHERADQWRRRMSRAGFQSLPIKMAAKAREWLEEKAGGSGYTVAEEKGCLVLGWKGKPVIAASCWKC from the coding sequence ATGGTGGGCATGGCAACCAACCCCTTCCCTACTTCATGGCAAACACAGGAAGGTGCTTCAATTTGCACTAATCAAGAACTAGACTACGAGCATCCTCACTACCTCGGGATTGAGGAGGTAGCGCTCGACGGCGTCGAGCTGGAGCTCGGCCCCCGGGCTCCCAAGGCGACCAAGGTCGACTACCTCAGCTCGCCGTACAACGCCTCATGGCCGCCTGCGCAGGCCGACTTCGAGTCGTCGCGCGTCAGGAAGACGAAGCAGTTTCGCGACGTCCTTGAGACATGCAAGCAGAAGGTAGAGGCCATGGAGGCTTTGGAGCACTCGCCGCCGGTGTCCGGTGGTGGGTTCGAGGAACAAGCAGGCGAGGCTGTGGTCGCTGTGGGTGACGTCGGGGGTGGTGGCGGTGGCAGCGGGGCTGACGGTATGCGGCTCGTGCAGCTACTTGTTGCCTGCGCCGAGGCGGTGGCCTGTCGCGACCGCGCACAGGCTGCGGCGCTGCTGCGGGAGCTCCAGGTCGGCGCGCCAGTGCACGGCACGGCGTTCCAGCGCGTCGCGTCGTGCTTCGTGCAGGGCCTTGCGGACCGGCTGGCCTTGGCGCACCCaccggcgctggggccggcgagCATGGCGTTCAGCGTCCCGCGGTCGTCGTGCCTTGACGGAGCTCGCGGCGAGGCGCTCGCCGTGGCGTACGAGCTGTGCCCGTACCTGCGCTTCGCGCACTTCGTGGCGAACGCGTCCATCCTGGAAGCCTTCGATGGAGAGAGCAACGTCCACGTGGTTGACCTCGGCATGACAATGGGCCTGAACCGCGGCCACCAGTGGCGCGCCCTGCTAGACGGCCTTGCCACGCGGGCCGGCGGCAAGCCGGCACGCGTGCGCGTCACCGGCGTCGGCGCCCGCGTGGACACCATGAGGGCCGTCGGGCGCGAGATCGAGGCGTACGCGGAGGAGCTCGGGATGTGCCTCGAGTTCAGGGCCGTCGACCGCACCCTGGAGAGCCTCCACGTCGACGACCTGTGCATCGATGCCCACGAGGCCGTCGCCATCAACAGCGTCCTGGAGCTGCACTGCGTGGTGAAGGAGAGCCGCGGCGCGCTCAACTCCGTGCTGCAGACCATCCGCAAGCTCTCGCCCAAGGCGTTCGTGCTCGTGGAGCAGGACGCCGGTCACAACGGGCCATTCTTCCTGGGGCGGTTCATGGAGGCGCTTCACTACTACGCGGCTCTGTTCGATGCGCTGGACGCGGCTCTCCCGCGCTACGACGCCAGGCGTGCGCGTGTGGAGCAGTTCCACTATGGCGCCGAGATACGCAACGTGGTCGGGTGCGAGGGCGCGGCGCGCGTGGAGCGGCACGAGCGCGCGGACCAGTGGCGGCGCCGCATGAGCCGCGCCGGCTTCCAGTCCCTGCCGATCAAGATGGCGGCCAAGGCACGGGAGTGGCTGGAGGAGAAGGCCGGCGGCAGCGGGTACACGGTGGCCGAGGAGAAGGGGTGCCTCGTGCTTGGATGGAAGGGCAAGCCCGTCATCGCCGCCTCGTGCTGGAAATGCTAG